Proteins co-encoded in one Lineus longissimus chromosome 11, tnLinLong1.2, whole genome shotgun sequence genomic window:
- the LOC135496245 gene encoding uncharacterized protein LOC135496245 isoform X2 codes for MALGRRCRWGHRNSSSTDYSNVTDAIHKSTDVDKMSLWEIGTIIFAVSSIGGVMLLLCFFICFLRRRNGSSWNDSVSEASNPEVVKPPPTYEEVVGSNNFPVRQDGAASNGYTMNVATIGNLQMQVQQPPSYDSLSAVTTGLSAQPTTPENTSSNPPNPADNQTETRAEPSVAETPQPTSGAPDSPDGICAVTMPPSCSDQVPLAEQEQGSALPV; via the exons ATGGCTCTGGGGAGACGTTGTCGTTGGG GCCACCGAAATTCCTCCTCCACCGATTACAGTAATGTCACCGACGCCATTCATAAG TCAACTGACGTAGACAAAATGAGCCTCTGGGAGATTGGAACGATTATCTTCGCAGTATCCAGTATTGGTGGAGTTATGCTCCTACTATGTTTCTTTATTTGCTTCCTCAGACGAAGAAACGGCAGTTCAT GGAATGACTCCGTTTCTGAGGCCTCCAACCCAGAGGTTGTCAAGCCTCCACCAACCTACGAAGAGGTGGTCGGGTCGAATAACTTTCCCGTACGCCAGGATGGGGCGGCTAGTAATGGCTACACCATGAACGTTGCTACGATTGGAAACCTACAG ATGCAGGTACAACAGCCACCATCCTACGACAGTTTATCTGCAGTGACTACGGGACTGTCAGCACAACCAACCACGCCAGAAAACACGTCCAGCAATCCGCCCAACCCTGCAGACAATCAAACCGAGACACGAGCCGAACCCAGTGTTGCTGAAACCCCACAGCCAACGAGCGGTGCTCCGGACTCGCCGGACGGAATCTGCGCTGTGACAATGCCGCCATCCTGCTCTGACCAAGTCCCATTAGCTGAACAGGAACAGGGGTCCGCACTGCCAGTTTAG
- the LOC135496245 gene encoding uncharacterized protein LOC135496245 isoform X1 codes for MMFMIHVYPHPFKSHRNSSSTDYSNVTDAIHKSTDVDKMSLWEIGTIIFAVSSIGGVMLLLCFFICFLRRRNGSSWNDSVSEASNPEVVKPPPTYEEVVGSNNFPVRQDGAASNGYTMNVATIGNLQMQVQQPPSYDSLSAVTTGLSAQPTTPENTSSNPPNPADNQTETRAEPSVAETPQPTSGAPDSPDGICAVTMPPSCSDQVPLAEQEQGSALPV; via the exons ATGAtgttcatgatacatgtatatccacaTCCATTCAAAA GCCACCGAAATTCCTCCTCCACCGATTACAGTAATGTCACCGACGCCATTCATAAG TCAACTGACGTAGACAAAATGAGCCTCTGGGAGATTGGAACGATTATCTTCGCAGTATCCAGTATTGGTGGAGTTATGCTCCTACTATGTTTCTTTATTTGCTTCCTCAGACGAAGAAACGGCAGTTCAT GGAATGACTCCGTTTCTGAGGCCTCCAACCCAGAGGTTGTCAAGCCTCCACCAACCTACGAAGAGGTGGTCGGGTCGAATAACTTTCCCGTACGCCAGGATGGGGCGGCTAGTAATGGCTACACCATGAACGTTGCTACGATTGGAAACCTACAG ATGCAGGTACAACAGCCACCATCCTACGACAGTTTATCTGCAGTGACTACGGGACTGTCAGCACAACCAACCACGCCAGAAAACACGTCCAGCAATCCGCCCAACCCTGCAGACAATCAAACCGAGACACGAGCCGAACCCAGTGTTGCTGAAACCCCACAGCCAACGAGCGGTGCTCCGGACTCGCCGGACGGAATCTGCGCTGTGACAATGCCGCCATCCTGCTCTGACCAAGTCCCATTAGCTGAACAGGAACAGGGGTCCGCACTGCCAGTTTAG
- the LOC135496245 gene encoding uncharacterized protein LOC135496245 isoform X3: MTNSMAYYNFGRYFIIAISVGGVILIFVILICRKFCRRRDGTRNDSVSEASNPEVVKPPPTYEEVVGSNNFPVRQDGAASNGYTMNVATIGNLQMQVQQPPSYDSLSAVTTGLSAQPTTPENTSSNPPNPADNQTETRAEPSVAETPQPTSGAPDSPDGICAVTMPPSCSDQVPLAEQEQGSALPV; the protein is encoded by the exons ATGACGAACAGTATGGCCTACTACAATTTCGGAAGATATTTTATCATAGCAATCAGCGTAGGGGGAGTTATATTAATATTCGTAATCTTAATTTGCCGCAAGTTTTGCAGACGACGTGACGGCACAC GGAATGACTCCGTTTCTGAGGCCTCCAACCCAGAGGTTGTCAAGCCTCCACCAACCTACGAAGAGGTGGTCGGGTCGAATAACTTTCCCGTACGCCAGGATGGGGCGGCTAGTAATGGCTACACCATGAACGTTGCTACGATTGGAAACCTACAG ATGCAGGTACAACAGCCACCATCCTACGACAGTTTATCTGCAGTGACTACGGGACTGTCAGCACAACCAACCACGCCAGAAAACACGTCCAGCAATCCGCCCAACCCTGCAGACAATCAAACCGAGACACGAGCCGAACCCAGTGTTGCTGAAACCCCACAGCCAACGAGCGGTGCTCCGGACTCGCCGGACGGAATCTGCGCTGTGACAATGCCGCCATCCTGCTCTGACCAAGTCCCATTAGCTGAACAGGAACAGGGGTCCGCACTGCCAGTTTAG
- the LOC135496245 gene encoding uncharacterized protein LOC135496245 isoform X6, translating to MALNVRGIAIATSVLGGFILLILIRYFCLRSGRNGSARNDSVSEASNPEVVKPPPTYEEVVGSNNFPVRQDGAASNGYTMNVATIGNLQMQVQQPPSYDSLSAVTTGLSAQPTTPENTSSNPPNPADNQTETRAEPSVAETPQPTSGAPDSPDGICAVTMPPSCSDQVPLAEQEQGSALPV from the exons ATGGCCTTAAACGTAAGAGGGATTGCCATCGCAACGTCCGTATTGGGGGGATTTATACTCCTAATCTTAATCCGATATTTTTGCCTTCGTAGTGGACGGAACGGTAGTGCGC GGAATGACTCCGTTTCTGAGGCCTCCAACCCAGAGGTTGTCAAGCCTCCACCAACCTACGAAGAGGTGGTCGGGTCGAATAACTTTCCCGTACGCCAGGATGGGGCGGCTAGTAATGGCTACACCATGAACGTTGCTACGATTGGAAACCTACAG ATGCAGGTACAACAGCCACCATCCTACGACAGTTTATCTGCAGTGACTACGGGACTGTCAGCACAACCAACCACGCCAGAAAACACGTCCAGCAATCCGCCCAACCCTGCAGACAATCAAACCGAGACACGAGCCGAACCCAGTGTTGCTGAAACCCCACAGCCAACGAGCGGTGCTCCGGACTCGCCGGACGGAATCTGCGCTGTGACAATGCCGCCATCCTGCTCTGACCAAGTCCCATTAGCTGAACAGGAACAGGGGTCCGCACTGCCAGTTTAG
- the LOC135496245 gene encoding uncharacterized protein LOC135496245 isoform X4: protein MDKMEFGLDIVFVAFGIVGAIIIMGGYCLIRRQLNGGTWNDSVSEASNPEVVKPPPTYEEVVGSNNFPVRQDGAASNGYTMNVATIGNLQMQVQQPPSYDSLSAVTTGLSAQPTTPENTSSNPPNPADNQTETRAEPSVAETPQPTSGAPDSPDGICAVTMPPSCSDQVPLAEQEQGSALPV, encoded by the exons ATGGATAAAATGGAGTTTGGACTAGATATCGTCTTTGTAGCATTCGGTATTGTTGGAGCTATTATCATAATGGGTGGCTACTGTCTAATTCGCAGACAGTTAAACGGCGGTACCT GGAATGACTCCGTTTCTGAGGCCTCCAACCCAGAGGTTGTCAAGCCTCCACCAACCTACGAAGAGGTGGTCGGGTCGAATAACTTTCCCGTACGCCAGGATGGGGCGGCTAGTAATGGCTACACCATGAACGTTGCTACGATTGGAAACCTACAG ATGCAGGTACAACAGCCACCATCCTACGACAGTTTATCTGCAGTGACTACGGGACTGTCAGCACAACCAACCACGCCAGAAAACACGTCCAGCAATCCGCCCAACCCTGCAGACAATCAAACCGAGACACGAGCCGAACCCAGTGTTGCTGAAACCCCACAGCCAACGAGCGGTGCTCCGGACTCGCCGGACGGAATCTGCGCTGTGACAATGCCGCCATCCTGCTCTGACCAAGTCCCATTAGCTGAACAGGAACAGGGGTCCGCACTGCCAGTTTAG
- the LOC135496245 gene encoding uncharacterized protein LOC135496245 isoform X7 yields MNFFDGLKIFFIASSIVGAIILIGCCCSLRCQLNGGTWNDSVSEASNPEVVKPPPTYEEVVGSNNFPVRQDGAASNGYTMNVATIGNLQMQVQQPPSYDSLSAVTTGLSAQPTTPENTSSNPPNPADNQTETRAEPSVAETPQPTSGAPDSPDGICAVTMPPSCSDQVPLAEQEQGSALPV; encoded by the exons ATGAACTTCTTCGATGGACTAAAGATTTTCTTCATAGCATCGAGCATTGTTGGAGCTATCATCCTAATCGGTTGCTGTTGTAGCCTCCGCTGCCAACTTAACGGCGGAACAT GGAATGACTCCGTTTCTGAGGCCTCCAACCCAGAGGTTGTCAAGCCTCCACCAACCTACGAAGAGGTGGTCGGGTCGAATAACTTTCCCGTACGCCAGGATGGGGCGGCTAGTAATGGCTACACCATGAACGTTGCTACGATTGGAAACCTACAG ATGCAGGTACAACAGCCACCATCCTACGACAGTTTATCTGCAGTGACTACGGGACTGTCAGCACAACCAACCACGCCAGAAAACACGTCCAGCAATCCGCCCAACCCTGCAGACAATCAAACCGAGACACGAGCCGAACCCAGTGTTGCTGAAACCCCACAGCCAACGAGCGGTGCTCCGGACTCGCCGGACGGAATCTGCGCTGTGACAATGCCGCCATCCTGCTCTGACCAAGTCCCATTAGCTGAACAGGAACAGGGGTCCGCACTGCCAGTTTAG
- the LOC135496245 gene encoding uncharacterized protein LOC135496245 isoform X5: MSLWEIGTIIFAVSSIGGVMLLLCFFICFLRRRNGSSWNDSVSEASNPEVVKPPPTYEEVVGSNNFPVRQDGAASNGYTMNVATIGNLQMQVQQPPSYDSLSAVTTGLSAQPTTPENTSSNPPNPADNQTETRAEPSVAETPQPTSGAPDSPDGICAVTMPPSCSDQVPLAEQEQGSALPV, from the exons ATGAGCCTCTGGGAGATTGGAACGATTATCTTCGCAGTATCCAGTATTGGTGGAGTTATGCTCCTACTATGTTTCTTTATTTGCTTCCTCAGACGAAGAAACGGCAGTTCAT GGAATGACTCCGTTTCTGAGGCCTCCAACCCAGAGGTTGTCAAGCCTCCACCAACCTACGAAGAGGTGGTCGGGTCGAATAACTTTCCCGTACGCCAGGATGGGGCGGCTAGTAATGGCTACACCATGAACGTTGCTACGATTGGAAACCTACAG ATGCAGGTACAACAGCCACCATCCTACGACAGTTTATCTGCAGTGACTACGGGACTGTCAGCACAACCAACCACGCCAGAAAACACGTCCAGCAATCCGCCCAACCCTGCAGACAATCAAACCGAGACACGAGCCGAACCCAGTGTTGCTGAAACCCCACAGCCAACGAGCGGTGCTCCGGACTCGCCGGACGGAATCTGCGCTGTGACAATGCCGCCATCCTGCTCTGACCAAGTCCCATTAGCTGAACAGGAACAGGGGTCCGCACTGCCAGTTTAG
- the LOC135496245 gene encoding uncharacterized protein LOC135496245 isoform X8, which produces MDVFERVMIFFAVPIIVGVMLSICCFVCLRRRCDRNDSVSEASNPEVVKPPPTYEEVVGSNNFPVRQDGAASNGYTMNVATIGNLQMQVQQPPSYDSLSAVTTGLSAQPTTPENTSSNPPNPADNQTETRAEPSVAETPQPTSGAPDSPDGICAVTMPPSCSDQVPLAEQEQGSALPV; this is translated from the exons ATGGACGTCTTCGAAAGGGTGATGATTTTCTTCGCTGTGCCCATCATTGTGGGAGTAATGCTCTCAATTTGCTGCTTTGTTTGTCTTCGCAGACGCTGTGACA GGAATGACTCCGTTTCTGAGGCCTCCAACCCAGAGGTTGTCAAGCCTCCACCAACCTACGAAGAGGTGGTCGGGTCGAATAACTTTCCCGTACGCCAGGATGGGGCGGCTAGTAATGGCTACACCATGAACGTTGCTACGATTGGAAACCTACAG ATGCAGGTACAACAGCCACCATCCTACGACAGTTTATCTGCAGTGACTACGGGACTGTCAGCACAACCAACCACGCCAGAAAACACGTCCAGCAATCCGCCCAACCCTGCAGACAATCAAACCGAGACACGAGCCGAACCCAGTGTTGCTGAAACCCCACAGCCAACGAGCGGTGCTCCGGACTCGCCGGACGGAATCTGCGCTGTGACAATGCCGCCATCCTGCTCTGACCAAGTCCCATTAGCTGAACAGGAACAGGGGTCCGCACTGCCAGTTTAG